In one Alnus glutinosa chromosome 14, dhAlnGlut1.1, whole genome shotgun sequence genomic region, the following are encoded:
- the LOC133856911 gene encoding protein BRASSINOSTEROID INSENSITIVE 1, with protein MKHFCPSNAHLSLFLLSLTFLSLQASPTSSTTSSSRETQQLINFKDSLPDPNVLSNWLLNENPCFFSGISCKDFVVSSIDLSRIPLRTNFSLVSALLLSLDHLETLSLRSTNLSGAVSFSPGSKCNTLLTGLDLSQNSLSGSLSDLSNLGGSCSGLKSLNLSGNLLEYSSSSSSKDAPKLDLRVLDLSFNKLSGATVIPWLFPAGCSSLQRLALKGNKLTGDIATLSSCKTLQYLDLSSNNFSVAIPPFGDCLSLEHLDISANKFSGDVAGALSSCDHLAFLNISSNQFSGPVPALPVGNLRLLYLAVNRFQGEIAAWLGGACSSGGLVELDLSSNNLSGTVPSGLSACASLESFDISGNFFTGELPIEIFAKMSNLKKLDLSFNNFFGPLPDSLSSKLVKLETLDLSANNLSSNIPSSLCEAPDNILKELFLQNNRFIGSIPASLSNCSQLVSLDLSFNYLTGTIPSSLGSLSKLRDLIIWLNQLHGEIPQELMYIKTLENLILDFNQLTGEIPSGLSNCTRLNWISLSNNQLSGEIPGWIGQLPNLAILKLSNNSFSGRIPPELGDCNSLIWLDLNTNYLNGTIPPALFKQSGNIAVNSISGKTYVYIKNDGSKECHGAGNLLEFAGIRLDQKNRISTRNPCNFTRVYGGITQPEFHHNGSMIFLDISHNLLSGSLPKEIGSMFYLYILNLGHNNFSGTIPLELGDLAHLSILDLSRNRLEGTIPQSMTKLTWLTEIDLSNNYLSGTIPGMGQLDTFPASKFMNNSGLCGYPLPSCTAISGSSSSSQHQKSHRRQASLAGSVAMGLLFSLFCIFGLIIVAIETRKRRKKKDAAFEGYIDSGSHSGMANVSWKLTGAREALSINLSTFEKPLRKLTFADLLEATNGFHNDSLIGSGGFGDVYKAQLKDGSIVAIKKLIHISGQGDREFTAEMETIGKIKHRNLVPLLGYCKVGEERLLVYEYMKYGSLEDVLHDPKKAGIKLNWSVRRKIAIGAARGLAFLHNCIPHIIHRDMKSSNVLLDENLEARVSDFGMARLMSAMDTHLSVSTLAGTPGYVPPEYYQSFRCSTKGDVYSYGVVLLELLTGKRPTDSADFGDNNLVGWVKQHAKLKISDVFDPELMKEDSSLEIELLQHLKVACACLDDRPWRRPSMIQVMAMFKEIQAGSEIDSQSTIATEDGCFSAIEMVEMTIKEAPEPIKQ; from the coding sequence ATGAAACATTTCTGCCCCTCAAACGCCCACTTGTCTCTGTTCCTTCTCTCCCTCACTTTCCTCTCTCTCCAGGCCTCGCCAACTTCCTCCACCACCTCATCCAGCAGAGAAACCCAGCAACTCATCAACTTCAAAGACAGTCTCCCGGACCCGAACGTCCTCTCCAACTGGCTCCTCAACGAAAACCCATGTTTCTTCAGCGGCATTTCCTGCAAAGACTTCGTGGTTTCCTCCATAGACCTCAGCCGCATTCCTCTGCGCACCAACTTCAGCTTAGTTTCCGCCTTACTCCTCTCTCTCGACCACCTCGAAACCCTTTCTCTGAGATCGACCAATCTCAGCGGCGCCGTTTCTTTCAGTCCTGGATCCAAATGTAACACATTGTTGACCGGCTTAGATCTCTCTCAAAACAGCCTCTCCGGCTCACTTTCCGACCTCTCCAACCTGGGTGGTTCTTGCTCCGGCTTGAAATCCCTCAACCTCTCCGGCAATCTCCTCGAGtacagttcttcttcttcttcgaaaGACGCGCCCAAGCTGGATCTCCGGGTTCTTGATCTCTCTTTCAACAAGCTCTCCGGCGCAACCGTTATCCCCTGGCTCTTTCCCGCGGGTTGCAGTAGTTTGCAACGGTTGGCGTTGAAGGGAAACAAGCTCACCGGCGATATAGCAACGCTTTCCAGTTGCAAGACTTTGCAGTACCTGGACCTCTCCTCCAACAATTTTTCTGTGGCTATCCCCCCTTTCGGCGATTGCTTGTCTCTGGAGCACCTCGATATCTCTGCCAACAAGTTCTCCGGCGACGTCGCCGGTGCCCTCTCCTCGTGCGACCACCTCGCCTTCTTGAACATCTCCAGCAACCAGTTCTCGGGTCCCGTTCCGGCGCTCCCGGTGGGGAATCTGCGCCTCCTCTACCTCGCCGTCAACAGATTCCAAGGCGAAATCGCCGCGTGGCTCGGCGGTGCGTGTAGTTCCGGTGGCCTCGTGGAGCTCGACCTCTCGTCCAACAATCTCTCCGGTACGGTCCCTAGCGGTTTGAGCGCTTGTGCGTCGTTAGAGTCATTTGATATATCCGGCAACTTCTTCACCGGTGAACTACCGATCGAAATCTTTGCAAAGATGAGCAACTTGAAGAAGCTGGACTTGTCGTTCAACAACTTCTTCGGACCTTTGCCGGATTCTTTGTCGTCGAAGCTAGTCAAGTTGGAGACGTTGGATCTTAGTGCTAATAACCTTTCCAGCAATATTCCCAGCAGTCTCTGTGAAGCTCCTGATAATATCTTGAAAGAGCTCTTCTTACAGAACAATCGGTTTATTGGGTCGATTCCGGCGAGTTTGAGCAACTGTTCTCAGCTCGTCTCGCTGGATTTGAGCTTCAATTACCTCACCGGAACCATCCCGTCAAGCTTGGGGAGCTTGTCGAAGCTCCGGGACTTGATCATATGGCTGAACCAGCTACATGGGGAAATCCCACAAGAGCTCATGTACATCAAGACGCTGGAGAATCTGATCCTGGATTTCAACCAGCTGACGGGGGAGATTCCTTCCGGGCTGAGCAACTGCACCAGACTAAATTGGATCTCCCTGTCGAACAACCAGTTGAGCGGTGAGATTCCAGGGTGGATTGGGCAGCTGCCGAACCTTGCAATACTCAAGTTGAGTAACAATTCCTTCTCCGGGAGGATTCCGCCGGAGCTTGGAGACTGTAATAGCTTGATATGGTTGGATCTCAATACCAATTACTTGAACGGGACGATCCCACCTGCGCTTTTCAAGCAATCTGGAAATATTGCTGTGAATTCCATAAGCGGGAAGACGTATGTTTATATCAAGAATGATGGGAGTAAGGAGTGTCATGGGGCTGGGAATTTGCTCGAGTTTGCGGGAATCAGGCTTGACCAGAAGAATAGGATTTCCACCAGGAATCCGTGCAATTTCACTAGAGTATATGGAGGTATTACTCAGCCTGAATTTCACCACAATGGGTCTATGATTTTTCTTGATATTTCGCATAATTTGTTGTCGGGTAGTCTTCCAAAGGAGATTGGGAGTATGTTCTATCTCTATATATTGAATTTGGGGCATAACAATTTCTCCGGAACGATTCCACTAGAGCTTGGGGACTTGGCGCATCTTAGCATTCTTGATCTCTCTAGAAATAGGCTTGAAGGAACTATCCCGCAATCCATGACTAAGCTTACCTGGCTTACGGAGATTGATCTGTCGAATAACTATCTTTCTGGAACGATTCCTGGAATGGGTCAGCTTGATACTTTCCCAGCGTCTAAGTTTATGAATAATTCAGGACTCTGTGGGTATCCTCTTCCTTCCTGTACGGCGATTTCAGGTTCGAGTTCAAGTTCCCAGCATCAGAAGTCTCATCGGCGGCAAGCATCCCTTGCAGGGAGCGTGGCAATGGGATTGTTGTTCTCCCTTTTCTGTATCTTTGGTTTGATAATAGTTGCCATTGAAACcaggaaaagaaggaagaagaaggatgCAGCGTTTGAAGGTTATATTGACAGTGGTTCCCACTCCGGCATGGCCAATGTCAGCTGGAAGCTAACTGGTGCCCGGGAAGCGTTGAGCATCAACCTTTCCACATTTGAGAAGCCCCTCCGGAAGCTCACTTTTGCAGATCTTCTTGAAGCAACAAATGGCTTCCACAACGACAGCCTTATAGGCTCCGGCGGTTTTGGCGATGTGTATAAGGCGCAGTTGAAAGACGGAAGCATTGTAGCTATCAAGAAACTAATACATATCAGCGGACAGGGCGATCGGGAATTCACTGCTGAAATGGAAACCATTGGGAAAATCAAGCACAGGAACCTCGTCCCTCTTCTGGGATACTGCAAGGTAGGAGAAGAAAGGCTCTTGGTTTATGAGTACATGAAGTATGGAAGCTTAGAAGATGTTCTACACGACCCGAAGAAAGCCGGGATCAAGCTGAACTGGTCTGTGAGGAGAAAGATAGCCATTGGGGCTGCGAGGGGATTGGCTTTTCTACACAATTGCATCCCACATATCATTCACAGGGACATGAAATCGAGCAATGTCCTGCTTGATGAAAACTTGGAAGCCAGAGTCTCTGATTTTGGAATGGCCAGGCTTATGAGCGCAATGGATACCCATTTGAGTGTCAGCACTCTAGCAGGAACTCCCGGCTATGTCCCTCCAGAATACTATCAGAGCTTCAGATGCTCCACAAAAGGCGATGTCTACAGTTATGGCGTAGTTTTGCTTGAGCTGCTAACGGGGAAACGACCGACGGATTCGGCTGATTTTGGGGACAACAATCTTGTGGGGTGGGTGAAACAGCATGCCAAGCTGAAAATAAGTGATGTATTTGATCCGGAGCTCATGAAAGAGGATTCCAGCCTTGAGATAGAGCTTTTACAACACCTCAAGGTCGCCTGCGCTTGCTTGGATGATCGGCCGTGGCGGCGGCCTTCAATGATTCAAGTCATGGCAATGTTCAAGGAAATCCAGGCAGGGTCTGAGATTGACTCTCAGTCTACCATTGCCACCGAAGATGGATGTTTCAGTGCAATTGAAATGGTAGAGATGACCATAAAGGAAGCCCCTGAACCAATCAAGCAGTAG
- the LOC133856759 gene encoding protein FAR-RED IMPAIRED RESPONSE 1-like: MPFAPFMGVNHHGQSILLGAALVSSEDTTSFVWLFEAWLKCMKGRAPMAIITDQDRAMKNAINKVFPNTCHRFCLWHILKKLPEKFGLHSQYYAIKNAIRNCVYNSHTCDEFDACWQSMLECYNLEENAWQRGLYSERTFWVPAYLNDVFWAGMTTTQRSESMNAFFDGYVQSSTSLKEFVDQYDNALRRKVEVENVADFDSFNTTISCVSYWPFEKQFQKIYTHAKFREVQKEISEIMYCGSSLLKSECGIRTYQVIERVEINESYRKKIVFNVCYNGLVCEVNCSCRLFESRGILCKHAISVLTSFEDVDLLPEKYFLNRWRKDLKRPYKLIKSSYDPLSGNPTADRYAELSKNVLKLAAIAAPNVDHCIEIQKYVDMLIKKFSGPSCEQSQLSQSLPSAKDLPSAPMIDNGAIDCMEVEVCSPLVARTKGARPSIKKVSVVEKVVGKKSSKGGNKKQSNTNPEQRRKRKKTCQRSLVDELDTSEDSLLFSNDVQHDQVIETQHSVLTQMLMKWIQQLLLLRRQAELERLRQAAEPLGVDRRTNNAALDLFQNPIWRKTFMSPTVFVIMSPTVFVRLFMNTACL, translated from the exons ATGCCATTTGCCCCTTTTATGGGAGTAAACCATCATGGTCAATCAATTCTTTTAGGGGCGGCATTAGTTTCAAGTGAGGATACGAcgtcatttgtttggttgtttgaggcaTGGTTGAAATGCATGAAGGGCCGTGCGCCAATGGCAATTATTACAGATCAAGATAGGgccatgaaaaatgctattaatAAGGTGTTTCCGAATACCTGtcatagattttgtttatggcataTACTGAAAAAACTTCCTGAAAAGTTTGGATTACATTCACAATACTATGCCATTAAGAATGCCATACGAAATTGTGTGTATAATTCTCATACATGTGACGAGTTTGATGCATGTTGGCAGAGTATGCTTGAGTGTTATAATCTGGAGGAGAATGCATGGCAGCGTGGTTTATATAGTGAGCGAACATTTTGGGTACCAGCATATTTGAATGATGTATTTTGGGCCGGCATGACTACCACACAACGTAGTGAGAGTATGAATGCcttttttgatggttatgtgcaATCGTCCACCTCATTGAAGGAATTTGTGGATCAATACGATAACGCTTTGCGTAGGAAGGTTGAGGTTgagaatgttgctgatttcgATTCCTTCAATACCACCATTTCATGTGTGAGCTATTGGCCCTTTGAGAAGCAATTCCAAAAAATTTACACCCATGCAAAGTTTAGAGAAGTTCAGAAGGAGATTTCAGAGATTATGTATTGTGGTTCTTctcttttaaaaagtgaatgtGGAATTCGTACCTATCAGGTGATCGAACGGGTAGAAATTAATGAATCCTATAggaaaaaaatcgtttttaatGTTTGCTACAATGGCCTTGTATGTGAAGTAAATTGTAGTTGTCGTTTGTTTGAATCAAGAGGAATTTTGTGCAAACATGCCATATCCGTGTTGACTTCATTTGAAGATGTGGATTTGTTGCCTGAAAAGTATTTTCTAAATCGATGGAGGAAGGATTTGAAGCGGCCATATAAGTTAATCAAGAGTAGTTATGATCCTTTGAGTGGCAACCCTACTGCAGATCGATATGCTGAACTGAGCAAAAATGTGCTAAAGTTGGCCGCTATTGCAGCACCAAATGTGGATCATTGCATTGAAATACAAAAGTATGTTGATAtgctaattaagaaatttaGCGGTCCAAGCTGTGAACAAAGTCAACTTTCCCAATCACTCCCAAGTGCAAAAGATCTCCCAAGTGCACCTATGATCGATAATGGAGCCATAGATTGTATGGAGGTGGAGGTGTGTAGTCCGCTTGTGGCTCGGACTAAAGGCGCGCGACCATCAATCAAAAAAGTGTCTGTGGTTGAAAAAGTGGTGGGGAAAAAGTCATCAAAAGGAGGAAATAAGAAACAGAGTAACACAAATCCCGAGCAgcgaaggaaaagaaagaag acaTGCCAAAGATCGCTAGTAGATGAACTGGACACAAGTGAAGATTCGTTGCTTTTTTCAAATGATGTGCAGCATGACCAAGTGATTGAAACACAACATAGTGTACTTACACAG ATGCTGATGAAGTGGATACAGCAACTTCTG TTACTCAGGCGCCAGGCAGAGTTGGAAAGATTGCGCCAGGCAGCAGAGCCTCTGGGTGTTGATCGCCGTACTAACAATGCTGCTCTGGATTTGTTTCAGAACCCAATCTGGAGAAAAACATTCATGTCACCCACTGTTTTTGTGATCATGTCACCCACTGTTTTTGTTAGACTTTTTATGAATACCGCATGCCTTTAG
- the LOC133856760 gene encoding uncharacterized protein LOC133856760, with translation MGKPNTIFDFFKRKNTQSSNANVGDASSPTSDIVISENSSKKSRRVDVNEFDISSLEFDPRLHRQIWEYNVNQRDEIRQAHIKAGPYQFIHPDYPKSGDRNHLRSFQPSWFNLFPSWLEYSHETDAAFCLPCFLFNKPSGHPTQRVFTIDGFKNWKKLKASIDVVRVLAFQGVAFRGRDESVDSTNRGNFLEILNLMVSYNEQIDEVIAKAPKNASYTSPMIQKEILHIFSTRVKEAIRKEISNAKFCIMVDEARDESMKEQMAIVLRFVDKDGFVRERFFGLVHVANTAALTLQKGIYFVLSQHKLAIENIRGQGYDGASNMRELRISQTAEIAYLIEINEIESGRGLNQISTLQRAGDTRWSSHLRTVSSLIKIFSPVCEVILKIIDVGTTSSQRAEADSVYQVMTSFEFVFILHLMKETMQITDHLCQELQSKSQDILSAMNLVSSTKAYIQQYRDDKWDDLLTNVKSFCEKRNIDIPDMNARYVERRDSQLQELNRRFSEHAVELLILSSALDPRAARESFRIDDICQLVNKFYSQDFTDLEKEQLEIELNHYKHNVVLHSSFQALSNISELCQWLVSTGKSAIYQLVFRVIVLVLTLPVSTATTERAFSAMNIVKTRLRNKIEDEFLTDSLMVYIEREIATTISIDSIIDDFGI, from the exons ATGGGAAAGCCAAATACAATAtttgactttttcaaaagaaaaaatacacaaagTTCAAATGCCAATGTTGGTGATGCATCTTCGCCAACTTCTGATATCGtaatttctgaaaattcttctaaaaaatctcgAAGAGTTGACGTCAATGAATTTGATATTAGTTCATTGGAGTTTGATCCTAGATTGCATCGTCAGATATGGGAGTATAATGTTAATCAACGGGATGAAATTCGACAAGCTCACATTAAAGCTGGTCCGTACCAATTTATCCACCCAGACTACCCAAAATCCGGAGATCGAAATCATCTTCGTAGCTTTCAACCTTCGTGGTTCAATCTATTTCCTTCATGGCTTGAATATTCGCACGAAACAGATGCAGCATTTTGTCTACCATGCTTTCTCTTTAATAAGCCATCTGGACATCCTACGCAACGTGTTTTCACTATAGATGGATTCAAGAATTGGAAGAAA TTAAAAGCCTCGATTGATGTTGTTCGAGTGCTTGCATTTCAAGGTGTTGCTTTTAGAGGTCGGGATGAAAGTGTGGATTCAACGAATCGTggaaattttcttgaaatattgaatttaatGGTTTCATATAATGAACAGATTGATGAAGTGATAGCTAAAGCTCCAAAAAATGCCTCTTATACATCACCAATgatacaaaaagaaattttacatattttttcaaccaGAGTGAAGGAGGCAATTCGCAAAGAAATTAGTAATGCAAAGTTTTGCATAATGGTTGATGAAGCTCGTGATGAGTCAATGAAAGAGCAAATGGCTATAGTTTTAAGATTTGTCGATAAAGATGGTTTTGTGCGGGAACgtttttttgggcttgttcATGTCGCTAATACTGCGGCACTAACCCTACAAAagggtatatattttgtattgtctcAACATAAGTTAGCCATTGAAAATATTCGAGGGCAAGGATATGACGGCGCAAGCAACATGCGAG AATTGCGGATTTCTCAAACTGCTGAAATTGCTTACCtgattgaaattaatgagattgAGAGTGGAAGGGGACTTAATCAAATTAGTACTTTACAACGGGCTGGAGATACTCGTTGGAGTTCTCACTTGAGAACAGTTTCTAGCTTGATCAAAATTTTTAGTCCAGTTTGTGAAGTTATTCTTAAAATCATTGATGTGGGAACTACTTCTTCCCAACGAGCAGAAGCAGATTCAGTTTATCAAGTAATgacttcatttgaatttgttttcatcTTGCATCTCATGAAAGAAACGATGCAGATTACTGATCATCTATGTCAAGAATTGCAATcaaaatctcaagacattttaagTGCCATGAATCTTGTTTCATCTACCAAAGCATATATCCAACAATATAGAGATGATAAATGGgatgatttacttaccaatgtgAAGTCATTTTGCGAGAAACGCAATATAGATATCCCAGATATGAATGCCCGTTATGTTGAGAGGCGAG ATTCTCaattgcaagaattaaatcGCCGATTTAGTGAGCATGCAGTGGAGTTGCTTATTCTCAGCTCAGCTCTTGATCCTCGAGCTGCACGTGAATCTTTtagaattgatgatatttgtcaGTTGGTAAACAAGTTTTATTCTCAAGATTTTACCGATCTTGAAAAGGAACAGTTGGAAATTGAACTTAACCATTATAAGCATAATGTAGTCCTACATTCGAGTTTTCAAGCATTGTCAAATATTTCTGAATTGTGCCAATGGTTGGTTAGTACCGGAAAATCAGCTATCTACCAACTTGTTTTTCGAGTTATTGTACTTGTGCTTACTCTTCCCGTTTCTACCGCAACTACAGAACGAGCATTTTCAGCCatgaatattgtcaaaactaggcttcgcaacaaaattgaagacGAGTTTCTGACGGATTCTTTAATGGTGTACATTGAAAGAGAAATTGCTACAACAATTAGCATAGATTCAATCATAGATGATTTCGGGATTTAA